Proteins co-encoded in one Spirosoma endbachense genomic window:
- a CDS encoding M20/M25/M40 family metallo-hydrolase, whose translation MQTSSLVAVLAGLVLTTGSLQAQTGPAKQTASRSKTPLAAKLPEFSISRAEVESHTRFLASDELMGRRTGEPGNQVAARYIAEQFRQLGLNTPPGQTDYFQQIGLEKVKAASSASLILGKDTLRLGKELVVMAGGPTNVSGEVVYVGYGLTDGEDGYKGRDVKGRILVAQGGSPDAKGPGEIFRASAEKRKLATSKGAAALIELYSESIPWGFVNQYFSREQVSIPATEAGNTPIAHAWVNNANNQYKQLKEAGQTVVFRTSGRPRSMVSSANVAGIIEGTDPKLKSEYVILSAHFDHVGVGKQGGSAYQPSDSIFNGARDNAFGTVSILEAAKTLSQQRPKRSILVLALTGEEVGLLGSRYYAEHPLVPLKQTIFDLNTDGAGYNDTTIVSVIGLERTGAKNEIETAAKTFGLGVFAEPAPEQGLFDRSDNVNFAVKGVPAPTFSAGFKAFDEAIGKYYHQAIDNPESLDFNYVQKFCQAFAYAARLIADRPMRPQWSAGDKYEAAGKALYGQ comes from the coding sequence ATGCAAACTTCTTCTCTCGTCGCTGTACTGGCCGGTCTCGTGTTAACTACTGGATCATTGCAGGCGCAGACCGGTCCTGCCAAACAAACAGCTTCGCGTTCTAAAACCCCGTTGGCAGCTAAACTGCCAGAATTCTCTATTTCACGGGCTGAGGTTGAGAGCCATACCCGCTTTCTGGCTTCTGATGAACTGATGGGGCGCCGGACAGGTGAGCCTGGTAATCAGGTGGCCGCCCGTTACATTGCTGAACAATTCCGACAGTTGGGGTTAAATACGCCACCCGGCCAAACCGATTATTTTCAACAAATTGGCCTGGAAAAAGTGAAGGCTGCCAGTAGTGCTAGCTTGATCCTGGGTAAGGATACGCTCCGGTTGGGCAAAGAGCTGGTCGTTATGGCGGGCGGCCCTACGAATGTATCGGGCGAGGTTGTTTATGTTGGTTATGGCCTTACCGATGGTGAGGATGGCTACAAAGGACGCGATGTAAAAGGGCGTATTTTGGTAGCACAGGGCGGTTCTCCGGATGCAAAAGGGCCGGGCGAAATTTTTCGGGCTTCGGCCGAAAAGCGTAAACTGGCTACCAGTAAAGGGGCTGCTGCGTTGATCGAACTCTACAGTGAATCTATTCCCTGGGGCTTTGTGAACCAGTATTTCAGTCGCGAACAGGTTTCTATTCCGGCAACAGAAGCGGGCAATACTCCCATAGCCCATGCATGGGTTAATAATGCCAATAACCAATACAAGCAATTAAAAGAGGCCGGGCAAACGGTTGTGTTTCGAACCTCAGGTCGGCCGCGATCGATGGTGTCATCAGCTAATGTGGCTGGCATTATCGAAGGCACTGATCCCAAACTTAAAAGCGAATACGTCATCTTGTCGGCCCATTTTGACCATGTTGGTGTTGGCAAACAGGGTGGCAGCGCTTACCAGCCCAGCGATAGCATTTTTAATGGAGCACGGGATAATGCATTCGGAACGGTCTCAATTCTGGAAGCAGCCAAAACACTTTCGCAGCAACGCCCAAAACGGTCAATCCTGGTGCTTGCACTAACGGGCGAAGAAGTTGGCCTGCTTGGAAGTCGCTACTACGCCGAACATCCATTGGTGCCACTCAAACAAACGATTTTCGATCTCAACACCGATGGCGCTGGCTACAATGATACCACGATTGTTTCGGTAATTGGCCTTGAACGAACCGGTGCGAAAAATGAAATTGAAACAGCCGCGAAAACATTCGGCCTGGGTGTATTTGCTGAACCAGCTCCCGAGCAGGGCTTATTTGATCGATCAGACAATGTTAACTTTGCCGTCAAAGGGGTTCCGGCGCCTACTTTTTCGGCTGGCTTTAAAGCCTTCGATGAAGCCATTGGAAAATATTATCACCAGGCTATCGATAACCCCGAATCGCTCGATTTTAACTACGTTCAAAAATTTTGCCAGGCGTTTGCTTATGCGGCCCGTTTGATTGCCGACCGGCCAATGCGGCCACAATGGTCGGCGGGTGATAAGTATGAAGCGGCCGGAAAAGCCTTGTATGGACAGTAG
- a CDS encoding DUF4834 domain-containing protein, with amino-acid sequence MLFKYLFIITLVILFVPPVRRFVFYLLVGRQLVKQQKQQGNGQGGRREGEIRVEPRPGKDSGSRYTGGEYVDYEEVK; translated from the coding sequence ATGCTGTTTAAATATCTCTTCATCATCACCCTTGTTATTCTGTTCGTACCGCCTGTGCGTCGATTTGTCTTTTACCTGCTCGTTGGCCGGCAGTTAGTGAAGCAACAGAAACAGCAGGGCAACGGCCAGGGTGGTCGCCGGGAGGGCGAAATTCGGGTAGAACCCCGACCAGGAAAAGATTCGGGCTCTCGCTATACGGGTGGTGAATACGTTGACTACGAAGAAGTTAAGTAG
- a CDS encoding YbjQ family protein, translated as MKNVFVIVVLLSMTGCFKPMVYLQHKNHYPVDVFYDDQRPERPFDPLQDLELKGEVPLTQRQSENQRMLSRGNDVQQKELMLARLTMQAKKIGADALVAVRYTYYTSTTDNGYVMTGLAVKYKKEN; from the coding sequence ATGAAAAACGTATTCGTAATTGTAGTACTACTCAGTATGACGGGCTGCTTTAAGCCTATGGTGTACCTGCAACATAAGAATCACTATCCCGTTGACGTATTTTATGACGATCAACGACCCGAACGGCCGTTTGATCCACTTCAGGATCTGGAATTGAAAGGAGAAGTACCGCTGACACAACGGCAATCGGAGAATCAGCGTATGCTCAGTCGGGGAAACGACGTGCAGCAGAAAGAACTAATGCTGGCCCGATTGACAATGCAGGCGAAAAAGATTGGTGCAGACGCACTGGTAGCCGTTCGATATACGTACTACACATCGACAACCGACAACGGCTATGTAATGACTGGCCTTGCCGTGAAATATAAAAAAGAAAATTAA
- a CDS encoding MarR family winged helix-turn-helix transcriptional regulator, translated as MHEAVARKAGLSGTDHKYLGFLMEKGQMTAGELSTLTGLTTGAVTGLIDRFEKKNLVKRQYAEDDRRKVFIVPDTPTIMALLVPLYKEFRSKSEKLIASFSDEEAKIIEAYFLKAIDIMNETTNQLNNK; from the coding sequence ATGCACGAAGCCGTTGCCCGAAAGGCAGGGCTTTCAGGAACTGACCATAAATACCTGGGATTTTTAATGGAAAAAGGGCAAATGACAGCAGGCGAGCTGTCGACCTTAACCGGTCTGACGACGGGTGCGGTTACCGGTTTGATCGACAGATTTGAAAAGAAAAACCTGGTGAAAAGACAATATGCTGAAGACGACAGACGGAAGGTTTTCATTGTCCCAGACACCCCAACCATAATGGCACTACTGGTACCACTCTACAAAGAATTCCGAAGCAAGTCAGAAAAATTGATCGCTTCATTTTCAGACGAGGAGGCCAAAATTATTGAAGCCTACTTTTTAAAAGCAATTGACATAATGAATGAGACGACGAATCAACTCAACAACAAATAA
- the ppsA gene encoding phosphoenolpyruvate synthase, protein MNTYILGFQEIDKTKLALVGGKGANLGELGKIEGILVPDGFCISTEAFKKIIEETSSLNELLDQLSLLKVEDRDKIGELSSEIRRIIEGIVIPQDIQEEITHFLSRLGEKTAYAVRSSATAEDLPTASFAGQQDTYLNLIGKAAILTHISKCWASLFTERAVMYRLQNGFDHRKVRLSVIVQQMVFPQVAGILFTADPVSGNRNVLSIDASFGLGEALVSGLVNADLYQVCNGKVIDKKIATKKLAIYALQEGGTHEQAIEPEQQNRQALTEEQILQLARLGRKIEELFGNPQDIEWCLADDSFYIVQSRPITTLYPIPEANNSENVRRDPAKRGPHVFVSVGHNQMMTDAMKPLGLSFFLLTTRAPMYTAGGRLFVDVTGMLASPVGRETIVNVTLGKSDPLMKDALTTIIEREDFINLLPDDKPGPNPGKSSQGRSHTDFQILKDYDPTIVSDLIKRSQTSIDELKQNIQMKSGSDLFDFILEDIQQLKQTNADSQSFGVIMTGMNASSWINEKMNEWLGEKNAADTLSQSAPNNITSEMGLALLDVADVIRPYTEVIAYLQRGGLPWGGLSPVKDDDFLDELVQFEGGQETGDAIEAYLDKYGMRCAGEIDITKTRWSEKPTTLVPIILGNIKNFEPNESKRKFEQGRQEALKKEQELLGRLKQLPDGEQKASETKRMIDLIRNFAGYREYPKYGIVSRYFVYKQALLKEAEQLVKADVIREKEDIYYLTFDEFREVVQTNKLDYQIIDQRKDEFKIYEKLTPPRVITSDGEIITGKYKRENLPPDALVGLAVSSGVIEGRARVIVNMEDADLEEGDILVTAFTDPSWTPLFVSIKGLITEVGGLMTHGAVIAREYGLPAVVGVENATKLIKDGQRIRVNGTDGYVEIL, encoded by the coding sequence ATGAACACCTACATACTTGGTTTTCAGGAAATTGATAAGACAAAACTTGCACTAGTCGGCGGTAAAGGCGCGAACCTTGGGGAACTTGGCAAGATTGAAGGAATACTCGTTCCGGATGGCTTTTGTATTTCTACGGAAGCATTTAAAAAAATCATTGAGGAAACGTCGTCTTTGAACGAATTACTGGATCAGTTATCGCTGCTGAAGGTGGAAGACAGGGATAAAATCGGTGAATTGAGCTCTGAGATTCGCAGGATTATCGAAGGGATCGTCATTCCTCAAGACATTCAGGAAGAAATTACCCATTTCCTCTCCAGGCTTGGTGAAAAAACTGCCTATGCTGTGCGATCCAGCGCAACGGCAGAGGATTTACCAACGGCCTCTTTTGCCGGTCAGCAGGATACGTATCTGAATCTGATCGGAAAGGCGGCAATTCTAACCCATATCAGCAAGTGCTGGGCCTCTTTATTTACCGAGCGGGCAGTCATGTACCGCCTTCAAAATGGATTCGATCACCGTAAAGTCCGCCTGTCGGTGATTGTTCAGCAGATGGTCTTCCCGCAGGTGGCAGGCATTTTATTTACGGCCGATCCCGTCTCTGGAAATAGGAACGTATTATCCATTGATGCCAGCTTCGGACTGGGAGAGGCCCTGGTCTCCGGACTCGTCAATGCTGATCTCTATCAAGTGTGCAACGGCAAGGTTATCGATAAGAAGATAGCCACCAAGAAACTGGCTATTTATGCCTTACAAGAGGGCGGTACGCACGAACAGGCCATTGAGCCTGAGCAGCAGAACCGGCAGGCGCTGACGGAAGAGCAGATTTTACAGCTTGCGCGGCTGGGCAGAAAAATTGAAGAACTTTTCGGCAACCCGCAGGACATCGAATGGTGTTTGGCGGACGACTCATTTTATATTGTCCAGAGTCGTCCGATCACAACGTTATACCCGATCCCTGAAGCGAATAATTCCGAAAATGTCAGGCGCGACCCGGCCAAGCGTGGTCCGCATGTCTTTGTATCGGTCGGTCATAACCAAATGATGACCGATGCCATGAAACCATTGGGATTGTCTTTTTTCCTGTTAACGACCCGGGCACCCATGTACACTGCTGGTGGAAGGTTGTTTGTTGATGTTACAGGTATGCTGGCTTCACCTGTCGGCAGAGAAACTATAGTAAATGTTACCTTGGGGAAATCTGATCCACTCATGAAAGACGCACTTACAACCATCATAGAGCGGGAAGATTTTATCAACTTGTTGCCAGATGATAAACCAGGACCAAATCCCGGTAAAAGCAGTCAAGGTCGTTCGCATACGGATTTTCAAATACTAAAAGATTACGATCCAACAATCGTTTCGGATTTGATCAAGCGTAGTCAAACATCGATAGACGAGTTAAAGCAGAACATCCAAATGAAATCGGGATCGGATCTGTTTGATTTTATCCTGGAAGATATCCAGCAGTTAAAGCAGACCAACGCTGATTCACAGAGCTTTGGTGTGATTATGACGGGCATGAATGCTTCATCCTGGATCAATGAGAAAATGAACGAGTGGCTGGGTGAGAAAAATGCTGCAGATACGCTTTCTCAATCTGCGCCCAACAATATTACTTCGGAAATGGGGCTTGCACTATTGGATGTAGCCGATGTGATCCGTCCTTATACGGAAGTAATTGCGTATTTACAACGGGGCGGCCTTCCATGGGGTGGCCTTTCGCCGGTAAAAGACGATGATTTTCTGGATGAACTGGTTCAGTTTGAAGGTGGACAGGAAACCGGCGACGCTATTGAAGCTTATCTGGACAAATACGGAATGCGCTGTGCCGGAGAAATCGATATTACTAAAACTCGCTGGAGCGAAAAACCAACGACACTCGTTCCTATCATTCTTGGTAATATCAAAAACTTCGAGCCTAATGAAAGCAAGCGGAAGTTTGAACAGGGACGACAGGAAGCTCTGAAAAAAGAACAGGAGTTGTTGGGTCGATTGAAGCAACTGCCCGATGGTGAACAAAAAGCCAGCGAAACGAAACGAATGATCGATCTGATCCGGAATTTTGCCGGGTATCGTGAATATCCAAAATACGGCATAGTTAGTCGTTATTTCGTTTATAAGCAGGCTTTACTGAAAGAAGCCGAGCAACTCGTAAAAGCCGACGTTATTCGCGAAAAAGAAGATATTTATTATCTCACTTTCGACGAATTTCGTGAGGTCGTCCAGACCAATAAGCTGGATTACCAGATCATCGACCAGCGAAAAGATGAGTTCAAAATCTATGAAAAACTAACTCCACCGCGTGTGATCACGTCTGATGGTGAAATCATAACAGGCAAGTACAAGCGAGAAAATCTTCCACCCGACGCTCTTGTCGGTCTGGCTGTTTCGTCCGGTGTTATCGAGGGACGCGCCCGGGTCATCGTAAATATGGAAGATGCTGATCTGGAAGAAGGAGATATATTGGTCACTGCCTTTACTGACCCGAGCTGGACACCCTTGTTTGTCTCTATAAAAGGACTGATCACCGAAGTGGGCGGACTGATGACCCACGGAGCCGTTATTGCACGTGAATATGGCTTACCGGCAGTTGTTGGCGTAGAAAATGCGACCAAACTGATCAAAGACGGGCAACGAATCCGGGTGAATGGAACGGACGGATATGTAGAAATACTATAA
- the purN gene encoding phosphoribosylglycinamide formyltransferase: MKRIALFASGSGSNAEKIATYFADNTDIDVSLIVSNNHKAGVIERARRLHIPVLLFDRKTFYETDKITQLLLNQEIDLIVLAGFMWLMPSDLVRAFPNKIVNIHPALLPKFGGKGMYGHFVHEAVVAAGETESGITIHYVNERYDEGQVIYQARCPVLPTDTPDDVARNVQALEHTHYPHVIAEVLAGLS; the protein is encoded by the coding sequence TTGAAACGTATCGCCCTCTTTGCTTCCGGTTCCGGCTCGAACGCCGAAAAAATTGCAACTTATTTTGCTGACAATACTGATATAGACGTTTCGCTGATTGTCTCCAACAATCACAAAGCGGGGGTTATCGAGCGTGCCCGTCGGCTTCATATTCCGGTTTTGTTATTTGATCGGAAAACGTTTTATGAAACAGATAAAATCACGCAACTCCTTTTGAATCAGGAAATCGACCTGATCGTTCTGGCTGGATTTATGTGGCTGATGCCGAGCGATCTGGTTCGTGCATTCCCCAACAAAATCGTTAATATTCACCCGGCATTGCTGCCTAAATTTGGCGGAAAAGGCATGTACGGCCACTTTGTACATGAAGCAGTCGTTGCGGCTGGCGAAACTGAATCCGGCATAACTATTCATTACGTAAATGAACGGTATGATGAAGGCCAGGTCATTTACCAGGCTCGTTGCCCGGTCTTACCAACAGACACGCCGGATGATGTAGCCCGGAATGTTCAGGCGCTTGAGCACACCCATTATCCACATGTAATAGCCGAAGTTCTGGCAGGGCTTTCCTGA
- a CDS encoding ABC transporter ATP-binding protein produces the protein MLATNQLTFEYGPAKQFAFPDVYCANREALLILGRSGTGKTTFLHLLALLLRPKGGSVVIDQTDLTKLSPAETAAFRAKHVGIIYQKPHFVSSLSVLDNLVLANYLASKPQDRNRARDLAGQLGFGDQLPKKTHQLSQGEQQRVSIARAVMNQPDIILADEPTSSLDDENTARVVKLLREQSEQIGASLIVVTHDQRLKDVFQNRVAL, from the coding sequence ATGCTGGCAACAAATCAACTCACGTTTGAATACGGTCCTGCGAAACAGTTCGCATTTCCGGATGTATACTGCGCTAACCGCGAAGCCCTTCTGATTCTGGGGCGATCCGGTACAGGAAAAACAACTTTCCTGCACCTACTGGCTTTACTGCTTCGACCAAAGGGTGGTTCGGTCGTTATTGACCAGACTGACCTGACGAAACTGAGCCCAGCCGAAACGGCGGCTTTTCGGGCTAAACACGTTGGTATTATTTATCAGAAGCCTCATTTTGTCAGTTCGCTATCGGTGCTGGATAACCTGGTATTGGCCAACTACCTGGCCAGTAAGCCGCAGGACAGAAACCGCGCCCGCGATCTGGCCGGTCAGTTAGGCTTTGGCGATCAGTTGCCTAAGAAAACCCATCAGTTGAGCCAGGGCGAACAGCAGCGGGTCAGTATTGCGCGGGCGGTCATGAATCAGCCCGATATTATTCTGGCCGACGAACCAACATCCAGCCTTGACGATGAAAACACCGCTCGGGTCGTTAAGCTCCTGCGCGAACAGTCGGAACAGATCGGTGCTAGTCTGATTGTTGTTACCCACGACCAGCGCCTGAAGGATGTATTTCAGAACCGGGTAGCCCTTTGA
- a CDS encoding peptidylprolyl isomerase: MRKFLLVFLLLPLLTMGQNRKKKDYLVSLNTRFGTMRLVLYDQTPKHKENFIKLVNQKFYDSLLFHRIIPLFMIQGGDPNSRKSQADEPLGMGAVDYKIPAEFAPGLFHKKGALAAARDNNPEKASSGCQFYIVQGRVWNDEDFQKQIARIQTMKGRLPTDEQKKVYQTLGGSPHLDGNYTVFGEVIDGLAVVDSIVKQPRNEMDRPNQDVRMSMTGSWIKKKKIKKQYGYQYL; this comes from the coding sequence ATGCGCAAATTTCTACTTGTTTTCCTGCTCCTGCCTTTGCTGACAATGGGGCAAAATCGCAAGAAAAAAGATTATCTCGTATCGCTCAATACCCGGTTTGGCACCATGCGGCTCGTACTATATGACCAGACTCCGAAACATAAAGAAAACTTCATTAAACTCGTTAATCAGAAATTTTACGATAGCTTGTTATTTCACCGAATCATCCCACTGTTTATGATTCAGGGAGGTGATCCGAACTCGCGAAAATCGCAGGCCGACGAACCCTTAGGTATGGGCGCTGTAGACTACAAAATTCCGGCGGAGTTTGCGCCGGGGCTTTTTCACAAGAAAGGCGCGCTGGCTGCCGCTCGTGATAATAACCCCGAGAAAGCATCGAGCGGTTGTCAGTTCTACATTGTGCAGGGACGTGTCTGGAACGATGAGGATTTTCAGAAGCAAATTGCCCGGATTCAGACAATGAAAGGCCGTTTGCCAACCGATGAGCAGAAAAAAGTGTACCAAACGCTGGGGGGATCTCCGCATCTGGATGGCAACTACACCGTGTTTGGCGAAGTAATTGATGGATTGGCTGTAGTGGATAGCATTGTCAAACAGCCCCGCAATGAAATGGATCGCCCGAATCAGGATGTTCGTATGAGTATGACTGGTTCCTGGATAAAGAAAAAAAAGATTAAAAAACAGTACGGCTATCAATACTTGTAG
- a CDS encoding SDR family oxidoreductase codes for MKKRILLTGANGLLGQKLVDLLVQQPDVDLIATARGGNRLPYSEGYTYRSMDITNRQEVLDVIGDVRPNVVIHGAAMTDVDKCEIQKDNCWAQNVHAVEYIIEACRAIDAFLLHVSTDFIFDGAAGPYDETAEANPISFYGWSKQAGESAVKHSGGLRWAIARTVLVYGIAHDMSRSNIILWVKKSLEDGKNIKVVTDQWRSPTLAEDLAMGCYLIADKEAEGIFNISGKEVLTPYDMAIKTADYFGLDKSLITQADASTFTQIARRPPRTGFILDKAVTMLGYDPHTFEEGIAVLASQLKQPA; via the coding sequence ATGAAAAAACGAATTCTTCTCACAGGTGCCAATGGTTTATTGGGGCAAAAATTGGTCGATTTGCTGGTTCAGCAGCCGGATGTCGACTTAATCGCTACGGCACGCGGTGGCAATCGTCTGCCTTATTCAGAAGGCTATACCTATCGATCAATGGACATCACCAACCGTCAGGAAGTACTTGATGTGATCGGCGATGTGCGCCCGAACGTAGTTATCCACGGAGCCGCGATGACGGATGTGGATAAGTGTGAAATTCAGAAAGATAACTGCTGGGCGCAGAACGTTCATGCCGTTGAGTATATCATTGAAGCCTGCCGGGCAATTGATGCTTTCCTGCTTCACGTGTCAACCGACTTTATTTTCGATGGAGCGGCAGGCCCCTATGACGAAACGGCCGAAGCTAATCCAATTAGTTTTTATGGCTGGAGCAAGCAGGCTGGTGAGTCGGCAGTGAAACATTCGGGTGGGTTGCGTTGGGCTATTGCGCGGACAGTACTCGTATATGGTATTGCTCACGACATGAGCCGCAGTAATATCATTTTATGGGTCAAAAAGTCGCTCGAAGATGGCAAGAACATTAAGGTCGTAACGGATCAGTGGCGTAGCCCGACGCTGGCCGAAGATCTGGCAATGGGTTGCTACCTCATCGCCGATAAAGAAGCAGAAGGTATTTTCAATATTTCGGGCAAGGAGGTGCTGACCCCGTATGATATGGCGATTAAAACGGCCGATTATTTCGGATTGGACAAATCGCTGATCACGCAGGCCGATGCATCGACCTTTACGCAGATTGCCCGCCGTCCTCCACGTACCGGATTTATTCTCGATAAAGCGGTTACGATGCTGGGCTATGATCCGCATACATTTGAAGAGGGAATTGCCGTTTTGGCTAGCCAGTTAAAACAACCAGCGTGA
- a CDS encoding tautomerase family protein, translating into MSQVKIYGVREHLLPIRDQLSEVVHSCVVDALQFPQNKRAHRFFYLDKEDFFMPATASERYVILEFIMMEGRTVETKKKLIHLLYERIAEQIKLAMTDLEICILESPAHNWGFRGSTGDEIKLNYNVTI; encoded by the coding sequence GTGAGTCAGGTAAAGATCTATGGTGTTCGGGAGCACTTATTGCCCATTCGGGATCAGCTTTCGGAGGTGGTTCATTCGTGTGTGGTCGACGCGCTACAGTTTCCTCAGAATAAGCGCGCACACCGATTTTTCTATCTTGACAAAGAGGACTTCTTCATGCCTGCTACGGCTTCAGAACGCTATGTTATTCTGGAGTTTATCATGATGGAAGGACGTACTGTTGAGACCAAGAAAAAACTGATTCATTTGCTCTATGAACGCATTGCTGAGCAAATTAAATTAGCCATGACCGATCTTGAAATCTGCATTCTGGAAAGCCCGGCGCATAACTGGGGCTTTCGAGGTTCGACTGGCGATGAGATCAAACTGAATTATAACGTGACTATTTAA
- a CDS encoding DUF167 domain-containing protein → MILHLKVKPGSKVDQLFYDAAGLLMVKLKAPAQDGKANAYLVEFLAKQFGIAKSGVTIVAGFTNPHKRIELAINDEEYEHFREQILRKS, encoded by the coding sequence GTGATCCTACACCTGAAAGTAAAGCCCGGCAGCAAAGTAGACCAATTGTTCTACGACGCTGCCGGGCTTCTTATGGTTAAACTTAAAGCTCCTGCTCAGGATGGCAAAGCCAATGCCTACCTGGTCGAATTTCTGGCGAAACAATTCGGTATCGCAAAGTCAGGCGTGACCATCGTTGCGGGCTTTACAAACCCGCACAAACGGATTGAGTTAGCAATCAATGATGAGGAGTATGAGCATTTTCGGGAGCAGATTTTGAGGAAATCTTAG
- the phnN gene encoding phosphonate metabolism protein/1,5-bisphosphokinase (PRPP-forming) PhnN: MNRWIQPGSSNLLILPALSWQLIVSYRPMAEGKLVYVIGPSGSGKDSLMTYAREQVAGRLPILFAHRYITRPMDAGGENHVCLTQAEFLKRRELGLFAFDWQSHRNFYGIGIEITYWMSTGANVVVNGSRKYLPTASQRFPEMQIILIDVSPDVLRQRLTDRGRETTEEINARIERNQQIPAVHHPNLLILNNDASLAESGARFIDMLTS, translated from the coding sequence GTGAATCGATGGATACAGCCCGGTAGCTCCAATTTACTGATTTTGCCGGCACTAAGCTGGCAACTCATCGTATCGTATCGACCTATGGCAGAAGGAAAATTGGTTTATGTAATTGGCCCATCGGGGTCTGGTAAAGATTCGTTGATGACCTATGCCCGGGAGCAGGTGGCCGGTCGGTTACCAATTCTGTTTGCTCACCGTTACATTACGCGCCCAATGGATGCCGGTGGCGAAAACCATGTTTGCCTGACGCAGGCCGAATTTCTTAAACGGCGGGAGTTGGGCCTGTTTGCGTTCGACTGGCAGAGCCACCGGAATTTTTATGGCATTGGTATCGAAATTACATACTGGATGAGCACGGGGGCCAATGTCGTAGTCAACGGCTCCCGGAAATACCTGCCAACAGCCAGCCAGCGTTTCCCGGAAATGCAGATTATTCTTATCGACGTGAGCCCCGATGTACTGCGGCAGCGACTAACCGACCGAGGCCGTGAAACAACAGAAGAGATCAACGCCCGGATTGAGCGCAACCAGCAGATTCCAGCAGTTCATCATCCGAATTTATTGATACTCAATAATGATGCATCCCTGGCCGAAAGTGGAGCAAGGTTTATTGATATGCTGACTAGTTGA